One window of the Niallia circulans genome contains the following:
- a CDS encoding nucleoside hydrolase — protein MKEKLILDVDTGIDDAIGILLAVKSKAFDILGITTVNGNVSLDQATTNTCKILDLVKADHIPVIKGAATPLVRAPFFEHRIHGEDGLGGALKETAVTHPVSDGFAPDFLINSILSFSGEVTLVFTGPLTNLALAVKKCPQITNHVKEVIFMGGVVKGPGNVTPTAEFNSYVDPEAVKIVLHAGFPAITQVGLDVTRKALLTKDHLHLITDKSLQDYIAQSTNDYQQKYFNRYGVHACAMHDPLAVGIALNKGLVQTEKYFVDVETRSELCDGQLVCDFQNRLQREANLHISLQVDADAFFQMFIDILNGHFEERE, from the coding sequence ATGAAAGAGAAGCTGATATTAGATGTAGACACTGGCATTGATGATGCAATTGGTATTCTACTAGCCGTGAAAAGCAAAGCATTTGATATTCTAGGGATTACAACTGTTAATGGCAATGTCTCCCTGGACCAAGCAACAACAAACACATGCAAAATACTAGATTTAGTAAAAGCAGATCATATTCCAGTAATAAAAGGAGCTGCCACCCCCCTCGTACGGGCACCATTCTTCGAACATCGCATACATGGAGAAGATGGTTTAGGCGGAGCACTAAAGGAGACAGCTGTCACTCATCCAGTGAGTGATGGCTTCGCTCCCGACTTTTTAATCAATTCCATTTTAAGCTTTTCGGGCGAAGTAACATTAGTGTTTACTGGCCCCTTAACCAATTTAGCCTTAGCCGTGAAAAAATGTCCGCAAATTACGAATCATGTGAAAGAAGTTATTTTTATGGGTGGGGTTGTAAAAGGTCCAGGTAATGTAACGCCAACTGCTGAATTTAACAGCTATGTCGATCCCGAAGCAGTAAAAATCGTCTTACATGCAGGCTTTCCTGCTATCACGCAAGTCGGATTAGATGTAACAAGAAAAGCATTATTAACGAAAGATCATCTTCATTTAATAACGGATAAATCTTTACAAGATTATATTGCTCAAAGTACAAATGACTATCAACAAAAATATTTTAACCGGTACGGAGTCCATGCTTGCGCTATGCATGACCCACTCGCTGTAGGAATTGCCCTCAATAAAGGCCTAGTACAAACAGAAAAGTATTTTGTCGATGTTGAAACAAGAAGTGAATTATGTGATGGTCAGCTCGTCTGTGATTTTCAAAATCGTCTACAAAGAGAAGCAAATTTACATATTTCCTTACAAGTAGATGCTGATGCCTTCTTCCAGATGTTTATTGACATTTTGAATGGTCACTTTGAGGAAAGGGAGTGA
- a CDS encoding ABC transporter permease: MKKRYLYLLLLPGVLFLTIFLVIPILSMMGTTFNDGGSFSLQGYIDFFKDKYFIDILLTTLRVSLLTTFICILIGFPVSYYIAKLPSKRKAVLLLFTIFPLLTSPVVRSFSWMIIIGKNGVLNKTLLSLGLIQEPLNILYTPNAIIIGLVHLFLPLIIVTLVGVMENIDNDLLRAAESLGASKMASFMKIIVPLCVPGLVIGSILVFVGSFTAYTTPALLGGKQRVISTFLYQNAITLNDWKLASIVATIMIICTFIIISIMNGVAKKLNPKG, encoded by the coding sequence TTGAAGAAACGATATTTATATTTACTTTTACTGCCAGGAGTATTATTTTTAACAATATTTTTAGTAATACCCATTCTTTCAATGATGGGGACAACCTTTAATGACGGAGGATCCTTTAGTTTGCAAGGATATATCGACTTTTTTAAAGATAAATACTTTATCGATATCCTTCTTACTACTTTACGCGTTAGTTTACTCACAACTTTTATCTGTATTTTAATTGGATTTCCCGTTTCCTATTATATCGCGAAGCTTCCTAGCAAAAGAAAAGCGGTTCTCCTGTTATTCACGATTTTTCCATTGCTGACAAGTCCCGTTGTTCGTTCCTTTAGCTGGATGATTATTATTGGGAAAAATGGTGTGTTAAATAAAACGTTATTGAGTCTAGGGCTTATTCAAGAACCTTTAAATATTTTATATACGCCTAATGCAATTATTATCGGTTTAGTTCACCTTTTTCTTCCATTAATTATCGTAACGCTTGTTGGTGTAATGGAGAATATCGACAATGATTTACTGCGCGCAGCAGAAAGTCTTGGTGCTTCCAAAATGGCATCCTTTATGAAAATCATTGTGCCATTATGTGTTCCCGGCCTTGTGATTGGAAGTATTTTAGTATTTGTGGGCAGCTTTACCGCATATACTACACCTGCTTTGCTCGGTGGAAAACAACGGGTTATTTCCACTTTTCTTTATCAAAATGCAATTACCTTAAATGATTGGAAACTTGCCTCTATTGTGGCAACTATAATGATTATTTGTACCTTTATCATTATTTCGATCATGAATGGTGTTGCGAAAAAACTAAATCCAAAGGGGTAA
- a CDS encoding ABC transporter permease: MQEKHRGLALFTILVFIFLLGPLVIISITSFESGSILKFPPEEFSLRWYENIFKVEMFLSTFKTSIIVSIAGNILALLLGVPAAYALSRFNFAGKGIINAIFVSPILIPGIVLGFSFLRYIVVTYNLPIYLSLFIGHTVIMLPFIIRVISSSLANFDFSIEEAALSLGANRIGTFFRVVLPNIKSGIIAAVMIAFLESFNNVDISVYMTGPGVSTFPIQMLLYVENYFDPTVAAISVLLMFLTAIFMFVVERLMGLSYFTKR, translated from the coding sequence ATGCAGGAAAAACATAGAGGATTGGCCCTGTTTACGATCCTTGTTTTTATTTTTTTACTTGGGCCGCTTGTAATAATATCGATTACCTCTTTTGAGAGTGGAAGTATTCTGAAATTCCCTCCAGAAGAGTTTTCCCTTAGATGGTATGAGAATATTTTTAAAGTGGAAATGTTTTTAAGCACCTTTAAAACATCCATTATTGTATCCATAGCAGGAAACATTTTAGCATTACTACTTGGTGTACCAGCAGCCTATGCGCTTAGCCGCTTTAACTTTGCTGGCAAAGGGATCATTAATGCTATCTTCGTTTCTCCGATTCTTATTCCAGGAATCGTTCTAGGTTTCTCGTTTTTGCGCTATATTGTTGTGACCTATAACCTTCCTATTTATTTATCCTTATTTATCGGTCATACAGTCATCATGCTGCCATTTATTATTCGCGTCATTTCTTCTAGTCTGGCAAACTTTGATTTTTCCATAGAAGAAGCGGCACTTAGTCTTGGTGCGAATCGAATTGGTACATTCTTTCGTGTTGTATTGCCAAACATTAAATCTGGCATTATCGCCGCTGTCATGATTGCTTTTTTAGAGTCCTTCAACAATGTGGATATTTCGGTTTATATGACTGGACCCGGTGTCAGTACGTTCCCTATTCAAATGCTGCTTTATGTAGAGAATTATTTTGATCCTACTGTTGCAGCCATCTCTGTTCTATTAATGTTCTTAACTGCTATCTTTATGTTTGTAGTGGAAAGATTAATGGGATTGTCTTATTTCACGAAAAGATAA